The Coregonus clupeaformis isolate EN_2021a chromosome 20, ASM2061545v1, whole genome shotgun sequence genome contains a region encoding:
- the LOC121533769 gene encoding 5-hydroxytryptamine receptor 2B-like: protein MSQPEAAPLATNGSGAGEVAGAQLRWAALLIIMVIIATIGGNILVILAVSLERKLQNATNYFLMSLAVADLLVGLLVMPIALITVLYNSGWPLPEFLCPIWLFLDVLFSTASIMHLCAISLDRYIAIKKPIQHSQYKSRSKAMAKIAVVWLISIGIAIPIPIKGLRNYHLPNNVTFNSNHTCLLKPDSFREFIMFGSMTAFFIPLTIMMVIYLLTIQVLRKKAFLLRSKVTQRFTRPTVSTVFQREQSMASPTTEKLPGNPTSPTNPITSDEIPIRRMSTLGKKSMQNLTNEQRASKVLGIVFLLFVVMWCPFFITNITSVLCASCDVHVIGSLMEIFVWVGYVSSGINPLVYTLFNKTFRQAFTRYITCNYSSISNGPASHTREQHCCRNLTRISFRSSVAENSKLFMKRGMKNGIGPVSYQSQLSRRQAPMQSSSSVLLDTLLLTENEDCKPEEHVSYL from the exons ATGTCCCAGCCAGAAGCGGCCCCGCTGGCGACCAACGGCTCGGGGGCCGGGGAGGTGGCCGGGGCTCAGCTGCGCTGGGCTGCTCTGCTCATCATCATGGTCATCATCGCCACCATCGGGGGCAACATCCTGGTCATCTTGGCCGTGTCGCTGGAGAGGAAGCTGCAGAACGCCACCAACTACTTCCTGATGTCCCTGGCAGTGGCCGACCTGCTGGTGGGACTCCTGGTGATGCCCATCGCCCTCATCACTGTGCTCTACA ATTCCGGGTGGCCTCTTCCGGAATTCCTCTGCCCAATCTGGCTCTTCCTGGACGTCCTGTTCTCTACAGCGTCCATCATGCACCTATGTGCCATCTCACTGGACCGCTACATAGCCATCAAGAAGCCCATTCAGCACAGCCAGtataagtctaggtccaaagccATGGCCAAGATAGCAGTGGTGTGGCTCATATCcattg GTATCGCAATCCCCATTCCCATCAAGGGGCTGAGAAACTACCATCTTCCAAACAATGTTACCTTTAACAGCAACCACACCTGCCTATTGAAACCAGACAGCTTCCGAGAGTTCATTATGTTTGGCTCCATGACAGCTTTTTTCATCCCTTTAACCATCATGATGGTCATCTACCTGCTCACCATTCAGGTGTTGCGCAAGAAAGCTTTTCTGCTCAGGTCAAAGGTCACCCAGCGTTTCACTCGCCCAACCGTCTCCACAGTCTTCCAGAGGGAGCAGTCCATGGCCTCTCCCACAACTGAGAAACTGCCGGGAAACCCCACCTCTCCCACCAACCCCATCACAAGTGACGAGATCCCCATCCGTCGCATGTCCACCCTGGGCAAGAAGTCCATGCAAAACCTGACCAATGAGCAGCGTGCCTCCAAGGTGCTGGGCATCGTCTTCCTGCTGTTTGTGGTCATGTGGTGCCCATTCTTCATCACTAACATCACCTCTGTGCTTTGTGCCAGCTGCGACGTCCATGTGATCGGCAGTCTGATGGAGATCTTTGTGTGGGTGGGCTATGTGTCATCAGGTATCAACCCGCTGGTCTACACCCTCTTTAACAAGACCTTCCGCCAGGCCTTCACACGCTACATCACCTGTAACTACAGCAGCATCAGTAATGGGCCAGCCAGCCATACAAGAGAACAGCATTGCTGTAGGAATCTGACACGGATCTCCTTCCGTTCATCTGTGGCGGAGAACTCTAAGCTGTTCATGAAGCGGGGAATGAAGAACGGCATCGGGCCGGTGAGCTATCAGAGTCAACTGAGCCGTCGGCAAGCACCAATGCAGTCATCTAGCAGCGTTCTCCTGGACACTCTGCTCCTTACCGAAAATGAGGATTGCAAACCCGAAGAGCATGTCAGTTACTTGTAG